In Micromonospora purpureochromogenes, a single window of DNA contains:
- a CDS encoding NADP-dependent oxidoreductase, which translates to MKAIVAMDQAAEAAGITLAERPEPTPAINEVVVEVHASGFVPAEWEWPSTWVDRSGHDRAQAIIGHEFAGVVSSLGYGTTGLSLGQRVFGITDWHRDGTLAEYAAVEARNLAPLPGNVDFTVGASLPISGLTAWQGLFQHGRLQAGQSVLAHGAAGAVGSVVTQLAREFGAYVIGTGRAADRQAALDFGANEFLDLDHEDLDDIGGVDLVFDVIGGDIQRRSASIIRPGGTLVSVVGPVEARPVDGLAVDFVVESVPSQLVEIVDRVRDGRLRTHIGTVATLDDAIPALNPTERRKGKTVIRVRP; encoded by the coding sequence ATGAAGGCAATCGTCGCGATGGATCAGGCCGCAGAAGCAGCCGGGATCACACTCGCGGAGCGGCCTGAGCCGACGCCGGCGATCAACGAGGTCGTCGTTGAAGTCCACGCGTCGGGTTTCGTCCCCGCGGAGTGGGAGTGGCCTTCGACGTGGGTCGATCGCTCCGGTCACGATCGCGCCCAGGCGATCATCGGCCACGAGTTCGCCGGAGTGGTCTCCTCCCTCGGCTACGGCACGACGGGACTCTCGCTGGGGCAGCGGGTGTTCGGGATCACGGACTGGCACCGCGATGGAACGCTGGCTGAGTACGCGGCCGTGGAGGCACGCAACCTCGCGCCGCTGCCGGGGAACGTCGACTTCACGGTGGGTGCGAGTCTGCCGATCTCCGGCCTGACCGCGTGGCAGGGCCTGTTCCAGCACGGTCGTCTTCAGGCGGGGCAGAGCGTCCTCGCACACGGCGCCGCCGGCGCCGTCGGGTCAGTGGTGACGCAGCTCGCCCGGGAGTTCGGCGCCTACGTCATCGGTACCGGTCGGGCGGCGGACCGCCAGGCGGCGCTCGACTTCGGCGCGAACGAGTTCCTCGACCTCGACCACGAGGATCTCGACGACATCGGCGGGGTCGACCTGGTCTTCGATGTCATCGGCGGTGATATCCAAAGGCGCTCGGCGAGCATCATCCGGCCTGGCGGGACGCTGGTGTCGGTGGTCGGACCTGTTGAGGCTCGCCCTGTCGACGGCTTGGCGGTCGACTTCGTCGTCGAGTCCGTTCCGAGTCAGCTGGTGGAAATCGTCGACCGGGTGCGAGACGGGCGCCTTCGCACGCACATCGGAACAGTCGCGACTCTCGACGACGCCATCCCCGCGCTCAACCCGACCGAGCGGCGCAAGGGCAAGACCGTCATCCGCGTGCGCCCCTGA
- a CDS encoding alpha/beta fold hydrolase encodes MTDDSGTRRLLLLLHGMGATGDVWLPWAPLLEHRWPGRWLAPDLAGHGFSPPLPGYSFPGFATQVAAGLGPVAEGARPGDRLVVLGHSLGGVVALALAARDAGLPVDAVVGLGIKAVWSPAELAKARELAERPVTWFATRDEAARRYLKVAGLGGLFAPDHPVVDAGLRAEDGRWRLAMDQAAFAVGAPELPALLAATDVPVLLARGEHDPMVSDAQLAELGEPVATLPGLGHNAHVEDPAAVLALLDPYL; translated from the coding sequence ATGACCGACGACTCGGGTACCCGCCGGCTGCTGTTGCTGCTGCACGGGATGGGCGCCACCGGCGACGTGTGGCTGCCCTGGGCGCCGCTGCTGGAACACCGCTGGCCGGGCCGCTGGCTGGCGCCGGACCTGGCCGGCCACGGCTTCTCGCCGCCGCTGCCCGGCTACTCCTTCCCCGGGTTCGCGACGCAGGTCGCGGCGGGGCTCGGCCCGGTGGCCGAGGGTGCCCGCCCGGGTGACCGGCTGGTCGTCCTCGGCCACTCCCTCGGCGGGGTGGTCGCGCTGGCGCTGGCCGCCCGCGACGCCGGGCTCCCGGTGGACGCGGTGGTCGGGCTGGGCATCAAGGCGGTCTGGTCGCCGGCCGAGCTGGCGAAGGCACGCGAGCTGGCGGAGCGCCCGGTGACCTGGTTCGCCACCCGGGACGAGGCGGCCCGCCGCTACCTGAAGGTGGCCGGTCTCGGCGGGCTCTTCGCGCCGGACCACCCGGTGGTCGACGCGGGGCTGCGTGCCGAGGACGGCCGCTGGCGGCTGGCCATGGACCAGGCCGCCTTCGCGGTGGGCGCGCCGGAGCTGCCGGCCCTGCTGGCCGCCACCGACGTCCCGGTGCTGCTGGCCCGGGGCGAGCACGACCCGATGGTCAGCGACGCGCAGCTCGCCGAGCTGGGCGAGCCGGTGGCGACCCTGCCCGGCCTCGGCCACAACGCGCACGTGGAGGACCCGGCGGCGGTGCTGGCCCTGCTCGACCCGTACCTGTGA
- a CDS encoding Tn3 family transposase: MHRQMANCAIYSTALDITDAANTLAAEGHPVDHDDLATITPYITHTIRRLGDLVLDPPDAVPTTRLDLEPRGLFPRGPAA, translated from the coding sequence GTGCACCGACAGATGGCCAACTGCGCCATCTACTCCACCGCGCTGGATATCACCGACGCGGCGAACACGCTGGCCGCCGAGGGCCACCCAGTCGACCACGACGACCTGGCCACCATCACCCCATACATCACACACACCATCCGCCGGCTCGGCGACCTGGTGCTCGACCCGCCCGACGCAGTACCGACCACCCGGCTGGATCTGGAACCCCGTGGGCTGTTCCCTCGCGGCCCGGCCGCGTAG
- a CDS encoding acyltransferase family protein has translation MTGAVGAPTATASRLPSLTGLRWVAAMLVFGYHAGTMRIVGEPDYQAVVGGVFTLGLSGVQFFFILSGFVLVWSARDGDRRRDFWRRRLAKIYPNHLLTWVAALLVMWWFADTIVPRAALESLLLVQAWDPTPGYFYAINTVSWSLSCELFFYLCLPLVLPALRRARAGLLWAVVAAVPLLIVALWPGQALVPEGSTWWFTQIFPVVRSLEFWLGVAAAELMRRGRWRGPGLPLASLIFVVTWAVAAQWIRAELWAALLSVAYILVITAAADADVRGLPSPWRHRRLVWLGEVSFAFYLVHVLVMVTVLRATGHLGVGLPGWWGPLAVLGFLAVNLVLAALLHRWVETPMMRRLAPRRRPRPAPTPDPSTPDAETTPTSRPTPAPRAAADGAPAGRPIEYAGPRDPH, from the coding sequence ATGACGGGCGCGGTGGGCGCACCGACGGCCACGGCGAGCCGGCTGCCCTCGCTGACCGGGCTGCGCTGGGTGGCCGCGATGCTGGTCTTCGGCTACCACGCGGGCACCATGCGGATCGTCGGCGAACCGGACTACCAGGCGGTCGTCGGCGGGGTGTTCACCCTGGGCCTGTCCGGGGTGCAGTTCTTCTTCATCCTCAGCGGGTTCGTGCTGGTCTGGTCCGCCCGCGACGGGGACCGGCGGCGCGACTTCTGGCGGCGACGGCTCGCCAAGATCTACCCGAACCACCTGCTGACCTGGGTGGCGGCCCTGCTGGTGATGTGGTGGTTCGCCGACACCATCGTGCCCCGCGCCGCGCTGGAGAGCCTCCTGCTCGTGCAGGCCTGGGACCCGACGCCCGGCTACTTCTACGCCATCAACACGGTGAGCTGGTCGCTCTCCTGCGAGCTGTTCTTCTACCTCTGCCTGCCGCTGGTGCTGCCGGCGCTGCGCCGGGCCCGCGCCGGCCTGCTCTGGGCGGTGGTGGCGGCGGTGCCGCTGCTGATCGTGGCCCTCTGGCCCGGGCAGGCGCTGGTGCCGGAGGGGAGCACCTGGTGGTTCACCCAGATCTTCCCGGTGGTCCGCTCGCTGGAGTTCTGGCTGGGCGTGGCGGCCGCCGAGCTGATGCGGCGCGGCCGCTGGCGGGGCCCCGGCCTGCCGCTGGCCAGCCTCATCTTCGTGGTCACCTGGGCGGTGGCGGCGCAGTGGATCCGCGCCGAGCTCTGGGCGGCGCTGCTCTCGGTGGCGTACATCCTGGTCATCACGGCCGCGGCGGACGCCGACGTGCGCGGTCTGCCCTCGCCCTGGCGGCACCGCCGGCTGGTCTGGCTCGGTGAGGTCTCGTTCGCCTTCTACCTGGTGCACGTGCTGGTGATGGTCACCGTGCTGCGGGCCACCGGTCACCTCGGCGTCGGGCTGCCCGGCTGGTGGGGACCGCTGGCGGTGCTCGGCTTCCTGGCCGTGAACCTGGTGCTGGCCGCCCTGCTGCACCGCTGGGTCGAGACGCCGATGATGCGCCGCCTGGCCCCCCGTCGCCGGCCCCGCCCCGCCCCGACGCCCGATCCGTCCACGCCGGACGCGGAGACCACGCCGACGTCGCGCCCCACCCCGGCGCCGCGGGCGGCCGCCGACGGCGCGCCGGCCGGCCGACCCATCGAGTACGCGGGCCCGCGCGACCCCCACTGA
- the pseI gene encoding pseudaminic acid synthase has translation MTTVKIGPHVVGAGERPFVVAEMSGNHNGDLDRALAIVDAVAASGAHALKLQTYRPDTITIDVDTPAFRISGGHELWGGQNLYRLYERAHTPYEWHAPIFARARERGLTVFSSPFDATAVELLEKLDAPAYKIASSELVDLPLIRLVAGTGKPLVISTGMATVAEVDAAVRTAREGGAGGIVLLACTASYPAPPADSNLRRIPVLADAFGVPVGLSDHTPGIGVPVASVALGACFIEKHVTLDRADGGVDSDFSLNPDELAALVVESGRAYAALGGTAIGPTPAEREGLRFRRSLYVVADVRAGDPVTADNVRSIRPAGGLPPVEIERVLGRTFAVDVPRGTALSWDLV, from the coding sequence ATGACGACAGTGAAGATCGGGCCGCACGTGGTCGGCGCCGGGGAGCGGCCCTTCGTGGTCGCCGAGATGTCCGGCAACCACAACGGTGACCTGGACCGGGCGCTGGCCATCGTGGACGCGGTCGCGGCCAGCGGGGCGCACGCGCTGAAACTCCAGACGTACCGGCCGGACACGATCACCATCGACGTCGACACCCCGGCCTTCCGAATCTCCGGTGGGCACGAGCTGTGGGGCGGGCAGAACCTGTACCGGCTCTACGAGCGGGCACACACGCCGTACGAGTGGCACGCGCCGATCTTCGCCCGCGCCCGCGAGCGGGGGCTGACCGTCTTCTCCTCGCCGTTCGACGCCACGGCGGTCGAGCTGCTGGAGAAGCTGGACGCGCCGGCGTACAAGATCGCCTCGTCGGAGCTGGTCGACCTGCCGCTGATCCGGCTGGTCGCCGGCACCGGCAAGCCGCTGGTCATCTCGACCGGGATGGCGACGGTGGCCGAGGTCGACGCCGCGGTGCGGACCGCCCGCGAGGGCGGGGCCGGCGGCATCGTGCTGCTGGCCTGCACCGCCTCCTACCCGGCGCCGCCGGCGGACAGCAACCTGCGCCGCATCCCGGTGCTCGCCGACGCGTTCGGCGTGCCGGTGGGGCTCTCCGACCACACCCCCGGCATCGGCGTGCCGGTCGCCTCGGTGGCGCTGGGCGCCTGCTTCATCGAGAAGCACGTGACGCTGGACCGCGCCGACGGCGGGGTGGACTCCGACTTCTCCCTCAACCCGGACGAGCTGGCCGCGCTGGTGGTCGAGTCGGGGCGGGCGTACGCGGCGCTCGGCGGCACCGCGATCGGCCCCACCCCCGCCGAGCGGGAGGGGCTGCGGTTCCGCCGTTCGCTCTACGTGGTGGCGGACGTGCGCGCCGGCGACCCGGTGACCGCCGACAACGTGCGGTCGATCCGGCCCGCCGGCGGGCTGCCGCCGGTGGAGATTGAGAGGGTGCTGGGCCGCACCTTCGCCGTCGACGTCCCGCGCGGCACCGCGCTGAGCTGGGACCTCGTCTGA
- a CDS encoding phosphopantetheine-binding protein — translation MNELSRAQIRDLMAQVLANQGKALPDDDAADLREIGFRSLDFSELALRVEDCTGEELNFDAPGLRRIATVGDVLDFLGTLQRQ, via the coding sequence ATGAACGAATTGAGTCGCGCGCAGATCCGCGACCTCATGGCACAGGTGCTCGCCAACCAGGGCAAGGCGCTGCCGGACGACGACGCCGCCGACCTGCGGGAGATCGGCTTCCGGTCGCTGGACTTCTCCGAGCTGGCCCTGCGGGTCGAGGACTGCACGGGGGAGGAGCTCAACTTCGACGCCCCCGGCCTGCGCCGGATCGCCACCGTCGGCGACGTCCTCGACTTCCTCGGCACGCTCCAGCGGCAGTGA
- a CDS encoding glycosyltransferase family 2 protein, with amino-acid sequence MVNEPTRATPLLSIVVPVHGVEAYLYQCLESIRADVPAGERGTVELVAVDDASPDRCGDMLRSYAAGRSEVRTVHLSSNVGLGPARNAGLAVATGDYVWFVDSDDWLPPGTIPAVLDRLRAHRPDVLLVDHVRVHEGGRRELDASSPLLRGGPEVVRLADRPQLLRVQHTAWNKVVRRAFMDELELRFHPGWYEDIPFSHPLLIGAEKISVLDRVCYLYRQGRQGAITSTRSGRHFDAFDQYDRLLDWVGRRYPDERLRAELFGLMVNHMLVVVGNDDRLHPHLRRDFFHRVAAQYRRHLPAGGYPRPGGVAGLKHRLVGRDNYLAYAALRQAHRLAGRLRRPAAPPAQVAVASAGTDRIATDPAAGFSRSSPDDDEAGTARLRGRTADRGRA; translated from the coding sequence GTGGTCAACGAGCCGACGCGCGCCACCCCGCTGCTGAGCATCGTCGTGCCGGTCCACGGGGTGGAGGCGTACCTGTACCAGTGCCTCGAGTCGATCCGGGCGGACGTCCCGGCCGGCGAGCGGGGCACGGTCGAGCTGGTCGCCGTCGACGACGCCTCCCCGGACCGGTGCGGCGACATGCTGCGCTCGTACGCCGCCGGCCGGTCCGAGGTCCGCACCGTGCACCTGAGCAGCAACGTCGGGCTGGGCCCGGCCCGCAACGCCGGCCTGGCGGTGGCGACCGGCGACTACGTCTGGTTCGTCGACAGCGACGACTGGCTGCCGCCGGGCACCATCCCCGCGGTGCTGGACCGGCTGCGCGCGCACCGGCCCGACGTGCTGCTGGTGGACCACGTGCGGGTGCACGAGGGCGGGCGGCGCGAGCTGGACGCCAGCAGTCCCCTGCTGCGCGGGGGGCCCGAGGTGGTCCGCCTGGCCGACCGGCCGCAGCTGCTGCGGGTGCAGCACACCGCCTGGAACAAGGTGGTCCGCCGCGCCTTCATGGACGAGCTGGAGCTGCGCTTCCACCCCGGCTGGTACGAGGACATCCCGTTCAGCCATCCGCTGCTGATCGGCGCGGAGAAGATCTCGGTGCTGGACCGGGTCTGCTACCTGTACCGGCAGGGCCGGCAGGGCGCGATCACCTCCACCCGCAGCGGCCGGCACTTCGACGCCTTCGACCAGTACGACCGGCTGCTGGACTGGGTCGGGCGGCGGTACCCCGACGAGCGGCTGCGGGCCGAGCTGTTCGGGCTGATGGTCAACCACATGCTGGTGGTGGTCGGCAACGACGACCGGCTGCACCCGCACCTGCGCCGGGACTTCTTCCACCGGGTGGCCGCCCAGTACCGTCGCCACCTGCCGGCGGGCGGCTACCCCCGCCCGGGCGGGGTGGCCGGGCTCAAGCACCGGCTGGTGGGCCGGGACAACTACCTCGCGTACGCGGCGCTGCGCCAGGCCCACCGGCTGGCCGGTCGGCTGCGCCGCCCCGCCGCGCCCCCGGCCCAGGTGGCCGTCGCGTCGGCGGGTACGGATCGGATCGCCACTGACCCGGCGGCGGGGTTTTCCAGGTCGTCCCCGGACGACGACGAGGCAGGGACCGCGCGCCTGCGCGGACGCACAGCGGACAGAGGTCGGGCATGA
- a CDS encoding polysaccharide pyruvyl transferase family protein: MPQRILMRAKKGPFDVRSAEEAFEGDWIGLNNGNLVFSHAAHKLLGTTTAEITPTEFKVDPRDADEINERYDVYVVPLANAFRRSYAHRIELMTRLVERLKIPVVVLGVGVQTDVSGDREYLRPIDAVVSRFVRAVLERSPSIGVRGEITESYLRTLGFSAVDVIGCPSMFLHGDRLTVEKTRPTLEPDARVALTVSPYVKSMAKIIAAHHRRYPNLRYLPQDLTTLGTLLYGDAPEDRGKTSPIPVHTSHPLFVEDKVRMFVDPWTWMDYLSGFDFAFGTRIHGTITALVAGTPGYLFAHDSRTLELARYFDIPHRTMKEVPADVDAAQLYAEADYTALHAGHRARYERMAAFLAAHRLGNAFDDGDATTRFDERVRATSFPPAVRPATATSPEALLERIQWLRDRNTALDGQVRTLEEQRLRARVRRAVGAPVRRILSR; encoded by the coding sequence ATGCCCCAGCGGATCCTGATGCGGGCGAAGAAGGGCCCGTTCGACGTCCGCTCCGCCGAGGAGGCCTTCGAGGGCGACTGGATCGGGCTCAACAACGGCAACCTCGTCTTCAGCCACGCCGCCCACAAGCTGCTCGGCACGACGACCGCCGAGATCACGCCGACCGAGTTCAAGGTCGACCCGCGCGACGCCGACGAGATCAACGAGCGGTACGACGTCTACGTCGTCCCGCTGGCCAACGCCTTCCGGCGCAGCTACGCGCACCGCATCGAGCTGATGACCCGGCTGGTCGAGCGGCTGAAGATCCCGGTGGTCGTGCTCGGCGTCGGGGTGCAGACCGACGTCAGCGGCGACCGGGAGTACCTGCGCCCGATCGACGCCGTGGTCAGCCGGTTCGTCCGGGCCGTGCTCGAGCGCTCGCCCAGCATCGGCGTACGCGGCGAGATCACCGAGAGCTACCTGCGCACTTTGGGCTTCTCGGCGGTGGACGTGATCGGCTGTCCGTCAATGTTCCTGCACGGCGACCGGCTGACGGTGGAGAAGACCAGGCCGACGCTGGAGCCGGACGCCCGGGTGGCGCTGACCGTCTCCCCGTACGTCAAGTCGATGGCGAAGATCATCGCCGCGCACCACCGGCGCTACCCGAACCTGCGCTACCTGCCGCAGGACCTCACCACCCTCGGCACGCTGCTCTACGGCGACGCCCCGGAGGACCGGGGCAAGACCAGCCCGATCCCGGTGCACACCTCCCACCCGCTGTTCGTCGAGGACAAGGTGCGGATGTTCGTGGACCCGTGGACCTGGATGGACTACCTCTCCGGGTTCGACTTCGCCTTCGGCACCCGCATCCACGGCACCATCACCGCGCTGGTCGCCGGGACCCCCGGCTACCTCTTCGCGCACGACTCGCGCACCCTGGAGCTGGCCCGGTACTTCGACATCCCGCACCGGACGATGAAGGAGGTGCCCGCCGACGTCGACGCCGCGCAGCTCTACGCCGAGGCGGACTACACCGCCCTGCACGCCGGCCACCGGGCCCGCTACGAGCGGATGGCGGCGTTCCTGGCCGCGCACCGGCTCGGCAACGCGTTCGACGACGGGGACGCCACCACCCGCTTCGACGAGCGGGTCCGTGCCACCAGCTTCCCGCCGGCCGTCCGCCCGGCCACCGCGACCTCCCCGGAGGCCCTGCTGGAGCGGATCCAGTGGCTGCGGGACCGCAACACGGCGCTGGACGGCCAGGTGCGGACGCTGGAGGAGCAGCGGCTGCGGGCCCGGGTCAGGCGGGCGGTCGGCGCGCCGGTACGGCGGATCCTGAGTCGTTAA
- a CDS encoding SDR family NAD(P)-dependent oxidoreductase, which translates to MSDSPLVPPSTVVLVSGGSRGLGLAIVTDLLDAGVRVAAFARTVRPELEKLAAEQPDRVHVGAVDVTDPAATQAFVREVEERLGPIDGVVNNAAVGQDSLHVHTSTGDIARIIETNLTAPLQLTRLVIRRMLGKGLRGRIVNITSICAQRGFPGLVAYSATKGGMDAATRSLARELGGRMLVNSVAPGFFASEMSAVLGSTQLDQIVRRTPTGHLTEPAEVVPVVRMLLCEQTNINGQVIVVDGAASV; encoded by the coding sequence ATGTCTGACTCCCCGCTCGTCCCGCCCAGCACCGTGGTCCTCGTCTCCGGCGGCTCCCGGGGGCTGGGCCTGGCCATCGTCACCGACCTGCTCGACGCCGGCGTACGGGTGGCGGCCTTCGCCCGCACCGTCAGGCCCGAGCTGGAGAAGCTGGCCGCCGAGCAGCCCGACCGGGTGCACGTCGGCGCGGTCGACGTCACCGACCCGGCCGCCACCCAGGCCTTCGTGCGGGAGGTGGAGGAGCGGCTCGGCCCGATCGACGGCGTCGTCAACAACGCCGCCGTCGGCCAGGACTCGCTGCACGTGCACACCTCCACCGGCGACATCGCCCGGATCATCGAGACCAACCTGACGGCGCCGTTGCAGCTCACCCGCCTGGTGATCCGGCGGATGCTGGGCAAGGGCCTGCGCGGACGGATCGTCAACATCACCTCGATCTGCGCGCAGCGCGGCTTCCCGGGGCTGGTGGCGTACTCGGCCACCAAGGGCGGCATGGACGCCGCCACCCGCTCGCTGGCCCGGGAGCTGGGCGGCCGGATGCTGGTCAACTCGGTGGCGCCCGGCTTCTTCGCCTCGGAGATGTCCGCCGTGCTGGGCAGCACCCAGCTCGACCAGATCGTCCGGCGCACCCCCACCGGCCACCTCACCGAGCCGGCGGAGGTCGTGCCGGTGGTGCGGATGCTGCTGTGCGAGCAGACCAACATCAACGGCCAGGTGATCGTGGTGGACGGTGCGGCCTCCGTCTGA
- a CDS encoding AMP-binding protein — protein sequence MTVTMSTPAGLDNRVVVGGAARTWRALPAPALPSPAAVLAAGSADALAAARRHAEHGTELLLSTAHRVDPAMRDELREAGFALTTLDAAGPVTVPPTRPRPAEPGRLWLLTSGSTGRPKRVGHTLGSLTTVRGAQPQRTWLCPYAPGTYAWWQVVTLSLTQPGQHLVVVDPDQLDEWPAVAAAHGVDAASGTPTFWRRTLHRDGAALARVPLRQLTLGGEPVDQAVLDQLRAVFPTARISWIYASSEVGASIVVHDGRAGFPVDWLDREVPGRPRLSVDGEELVVSSPYHGVGLDGPVRTGDRVQVVDDRVLITGRLDSDEINVGGSKVSAGLVRGVLTAHPRVAWARVTGRRAPVLGRMVVAEVVPTPSGDPLDEATLVRWCADRLPEYAVPRRIRMFTEIPVKETLKSDV from the coding sequence GTGACCGTCACGATGTCCACCCCGGCCGGCCTGGACAACCGGGTCGTCGTCGGGGGCGCCGCGCGCACCTGGCGGGCGCTGCCCGCGCCGGCGCTGCCGTCGCCCGCCGCCGTCCTCGCCGCCGGCTCCGCGGACGCGCTGGCCGCCGCCCGGCGGCACGCCGAGCACGGCACCGAGCTGCTGCTGAGCACCGCGCACCGGGTCGACCCGGCGATGCGGGACGAGCTGCGCGAGGCCGGCTTCGCGCTGACCACCCTGGACGCCGCCGGGCCGGTGACCGTCCCGCCCACCCGCCCCCGCCCCGCCGAGCCCGGCCGGCTCTGGCTGCTCACCTCAGGGTCCACCGGACGGCCCAAGCGGGTCGGGCACACGCTGGGCTCGCTGACCACCGTCCGGGGCGCCCAGCCGCAGCGGACCTGGCTCTGCCCGTACGCCCCCGGCACGTACGCCTGGTGGCAGGTGGTGACGCTGTCGCTCACCCAGCCCGGGCAGCACCTCGTGGTGGTCGACCCGGACCAGCTGGACGAGTGGCCGGCCGTCGCCGCCGCGCACGGCGTGGACGCCGCCTCCGGCACCCCGACCTTCTGGCGGCGCACCCTGCACCGCGACGGCGCGGCGCTGGCCCGGGTGCCGCTGCGCCAGCTCACCCTCGGCGGGGAGCCGGTCGACCAGGCCGTCCTGGACCAGCTCCGCGCGGTCTTCCCGACCGCCCGGATCTCCTGGATCTACGCCTCCTCGGAGGTCGGCGCGTCCATCGTGGTGCACGACGGCCGGGCCGGGTTCCCGGTCGACTGGCTGGACCGGGAGGTGCCCGGCCGGCCCCGGCTCTCGGTCGACGGCGAGGAGCTGGTGGTCAGCTCGCCGTACCACGGGGTCGGGCTCGACGGGCCGGTGCGCACCGGCGACCGGGTGCAGGTGGTCGACGATCGGGTGCTGATCACCGGCCGGCTCGACTCCGACGAGATCAACGTCGGCGGCAGCAAGGTCTCCGCCGGGCTGGTCCGCGGCGTGCTCACCGCCCACCCCCGGGTGGCCTGGGCCCGGGTCACCGGTCGGCGCGCCCCGGTGCTCGGCCGGATGGTCGTCGCCGAGGTGGTGCCGACGCCGTCCGGCGACCCGTTGGACGAGGCCACGCTGGTGCGCTGGTGCGCCGACCGGCTCCCCGAGTACGCGGTGCCGCGCCGCATCCGCATGTTCACCGAGATCCCCGTCAAGGAGACGTTGAAGAGCGATGTCTGA
- a CDS encoding TetR family transcriptional regulator yields MEATTEARVRQRLTDKGQATRARILEHAAELIYTKGVHATNNEQLRRAAGISGSQLNHYFPTKESLVLAVIEWQAERVLTFHRSERFTHFESLDSLREWAGFYIAYERSYQEGCSLGSLASEIIKTDLDVRTELANAFEQWRDIFRDGLERMQRLGHISVEADPTRLAYLLLSAFQGGMLLAQVARDIAPLKDTLRAAIDYVQTFAMPPAAGALEDLTEAQRKQPGRPRKLDPNQFATARAALAAGQPVEQVAAAFGVSHATLYRHLAEHDDEQISP; encoded by the coding sequence ATGGAAGCCACAACGGAAGCTCGGGTGCGGCAGAGGCTCACGGACAAGGGGCAGGCGACCCGAGCCCGCATCCTCGAGCACGCCGCGGAGCTCATCTACACCAAGGGCGTCCACGCGACGAACAACGAGCAGCTCCGTCGCGCGGCAGGCATCAGCGGGTCACAGCTCAACCACTACTTCCCGACCAAGGAGAGCCTTGTCCTCGCGGTCATCGAGTGGCAGGCCGAGCGCGTCCTCACGTTCCATCGCAGTGAGCGGTTTACCCACTTTGAAAGCCTCGACTCCCTTCGGGAATGGGCGGGCTTCTACATCGCCTACGAGCGCTCCTACCAGGAAGGCTGCAGCCTCGGCTCGCTCGCCAGCGAGATCATCAAGACGGACCTTGACGTTCGCACGGAACTCGCGAACGCGTTCGAGCAGTGGAGAGACATCTTCCGAGATGGACTCGAACGGATGCAGAGGCTCGGCCACATCAGCGTTGAGGCGGATCCCACCCGACTGGCCTATCTCCTGCTCTCCGCCTTTCAGGGCGGCATGCTCCTCGCCCAGGTCGCCCGCGACATCGCCCCGCTGAAAGACACCCTGCGGGCAGCCATCGACTACGTGCAGACATTCGCGATGCCCCCTGCTGCCGGCGCACTCGAAGATCTCACTGAGGCCCAGCGCAAGCAGCCCGGCCGGCCCCGCAAGCTCGACCCGAACCAGTTCGCCACGGCCCGGGCCGCTCTCGCCGCCGGCCAACCGGTCGAGCAAGTCGCAGCGGCCTTCGGCGTCAGCCACGCCACCCTCTACCGCCACCTCGCCGAACACGACGACGAACAAATTTCCCCCTGA
- a CDS encoding C39 family peptidase, whose protein sequence is MKHTLKRQLRRLATERPYQLVAGSAAALVLVSGASTLLADEAPARQQASAAVAEVAPRLDDVATRSQARVAAPSASPSPSASPSASASATKAKADPDLTRKAAPKPPSTKVLRYDYQAQTTYYNCGPAAVRNALSASGVERTQDELAGPLGTTEMGTNSALDTTRVLNQIVKGDPYRTRMFQGTPSSAQIDRLQADVVAAITDGRGVVANVAGTATDTDGGWHSFPGGHYIAVVGYKNDGRTVRIADSADPNLPSYWLSTIDLANWIATRGYSA, encoded by the coding sequence GTGAAGCACACCCTGAAGCGGCAGCTGCGACGCCTGGCCACCGAGCGGCCGTACCAGCTGGTCGCCGGCTCGGCCGCCGCGCTCGTGCTCGTCTCCGGCGCCAGCACGCTGCTCGCCGACGAGGCGCCCGCCCGCCAGCAGGCCTCGGCCGCCGTCGCCGAGGTGGCGCCCCGGCTGGACGACGTCGCGACCCGCAGCCAGGCCCGCGTCGCCGCGCCGTCCGCCAGCCCGTCGCCCTCGGCCAGCCCCTCGGCGTCGGCGAGCGCCACCAAGGCCAAGGCGGACCCGGACCTGACCCGCAAGGCGGCCCCCAAGCCGCCGTCGACCAAGGTCCTCCGCTACGACTACCAGGCGCAGACCACCTACTACAACTGCGGTCCGGCCGCGGTGCGCAACGCGCTCAGCGCCTCTGGCGTCGAGCGGACCCAGGACGAGCTGGCCGGCCCGCTCGGCACCACCGAGATGGGCACCAACTCGGCGCTGGACACCACCCGGGTCCTGAACCAGATCGTCAAGGGCGACCCGTACCGGACCCGGATGTTCCAGGGCACCCCCAGCTCCGCGCAGATCGACCGGCTCCAGGCCGACGTGGTCGCGGCGATCACCGACGGCCGGGGCGTCGTGGCGAACGTGGCGGGGACCGCCACCGACACCGACGGCGGCTGGCACTCCTTCCCGGGCGGCCACTACATCGCGGTGGTCGGCTACAAGAACGACGGCCGCACCGTCCGGATCGCCGACTCGGCGGACCCGAACCTGCCGTCGTACTGGCTCAGCACCATCGACCTGGCGAACTGGATCGCCACCCGCGGCTACTCCGCCTGA